One window of Homalodisca vitripennis isolate AUS2020 unplaced genomic scaffold, UT_GWSS_2.1 ScUCBcl_8131;HRSCAF=16112, whole genome shotgun sequence genomic DNA carries:
- the LOC124374375 gene encoding uncharacterized protein LOC124374375, with the protein MYEIQAIIKDVLYLQLQLHSNLETFFKSVPREIVPKDYGGDEPTLKEMNDVNLRKIEDYREFFQEEQKIRVDESKRVGKKGKSSASTVNGLDSAKGSFKKLSID; encoded by the exons atgtaTGAAATACAAGCCATTATTAAAGATGTCTTATATTTGCAGTTACAACTACACTCGAACTTGGAAACGTTTTTCAAGTCGGTACCGAGAGAGATAGTACCCAAGGACTACGGTGGGGACGAACCAACTTTGAAGGAAATGAACG ACGTGAACTTGCGCAAGATAGAAGACTACAGGGAGTTCTTCCAGGAGGAACAGAAGATCCGCGTGGACGAAAGTAAACGAGTTGGCAAGAAAGGGAAGTCTTCTGCTTCGACCGTTAACGGACTCGATTCTGCCAAGGGATCGTTTAAGAAACTATCCATCGACTAG